The Cydia pomonella isolate Wapato2018A chromosome 13, ilCydPomo1, whole genome shotgun sequence genome segment attACAATTTCAGCCTTGcttttataaatagtttttacattatttacaccACCAACACCATTTCCACTTTTTTGAGTACAAATTCCGTAAAAagtttcaaatttttaaataatttcagcGTTACATGTAGACAGatatgagaaaaatattttacctttCACTCTAAGTAATTTAGATACGCATACAATGTTTCAATGATAAGAGTACAGAAAACGGATCCAATAAAGAAAGTAAATATAAGTTGGACCCTAACTTAATTCCTCCTCACATGAACGATCATAACATTCTAAGATTGTTATCTGTAGAGGTACAATCGCTCTTCTCGTACTGTCATTGTCTCGACAGACCTAGACTGTTTGCTATTTGTGAACACCGAGCTACAACTTCATCTTGAAGAAGACTAAAAGACATCGCTATAAGTATGAGTCCAAAAACTAAGTACGCACAACAAGCGATCATCTGTATGTATTCGCTTTTAGAATTTTCTGTTGTGTGCTTGGCTGTTAGGAAACTTGTTGGGACGAAGTCTCCGAAGCCGATGGTGGCTAAAGCTATAAAGCAGAAGTAAGCAGCGTCGAGGAAGCTCCAGTTTTCCCAAGCGGAGAAGATGGCAGCTCCTACACAGATGTATGCTAGAAGGAGGAACAGCACGATGCTGACGGGGACGTGGCAGTGCTCGATCCCGTTGTTGATGTGCTGAACGCTGGCGCTGCTACTTGGGACGGCACAGCTTTTGGATTTATCGTCCTTCCAGATCAAAGGCACTCGTGATGGGGTGTCGTGGGGGCATATTctgaaaatagaaataatatgGAGTTGTAGTAGgacacttaaataaaaaaaaaactcatagcGTATCGAAGAAAAATAGTGTCAGAAAGTATTTAGTGAATAGAACTGAAGACAATATTTGAGGAAAAATAATCTTAACGTTAGCTCAAAACAGAAAATTGCTGTCGTCATATAAGATTGAGTCTGCTCGAGTACACAAATTGATGTCTtcatttatcttatcttatcttttcccATTTAGAACGATCGACCATCaagatgaaaaattttttttattcaagtaggcctagcaacaagcactttctAATAGTaatttcatcaacatattacaAATATATCATCTGAGGTTCCTACTCAGAATTTGTAATATAACACTGATGAATTTTTGAAGAAATAATACTCACGATTCATCAGGATCTTCCGAGTCCTCCAAATCCTCCTGGCTCCTATTCATCGGTAGCTCCCCACACTCCTCAGCTATCAGCTGTTCAATGACGGCCCCTCTCGGCCTCTGGATAGTCCGACCTCGGCCTCGCCCTGGACTGTGCCCGTGGACTGTGGCCAGGCACTTCATGTTCCCCATAGTCCGTTTGCGGTCTAGCGTTTGGGTTTGTAGGGCTGATGATGTGTGAGGTTCTGTAGAAAGATAATTAGTCTGTTAGATGCTTTAGGAATGTCTTAATGATAAAACGTATTCCTGAGAATTCCAATAATATTAAGTTCAATCAATAATTATCTCTGCCTTTTTCTTTTCGGGAATAACTATAGATTCCATAATGACTGACGATCGTGATCATCAATTGGATTTGGGTTCTGTCCATCTCATCTCCTACAACTAGGCAAAACTTAAAAGAATTAAGGCCTTCTATCCTTCGGAACATCTAGTTGAAAGCCACCTGTTTCcactaaatataaatttttccAGACATTCACCATGCATGCATACAAGAGGTGTATACAGGTACTCACCATCAGCCAAGGCACTGCGCTTGACGCGACCCAGCGTGGCAGACTTAGGGCTGGGCGGTGCTCTCTCGAACACCTGGGAATACTGTCCTCTCTCTCCAGCTTTGGCCCGGACGGTTCCAGGCCGCCGAGGGGGGAACGATGTGTACTGGTTGTTCTCGGCAGGTTGCGGTAGTAAGCGTTGCTGTTCATGAAGTTGGAAGTGGTTCTCCATCTGAGAATAATTTAATAGCTGTCAGATtgcggactggacgcacgcgaTTCGCGGCGCTGCGAGCGCCAAATCAAGTCGATTCATACACTGCGCTCAGCTACAACATGCGTGAACGCCCTTGATTTGCCGCTTGCAGCGCCGCCAGTCGCATACGTCCAAAGTGCGGCCTTAAAAGACAGCTTGTGACATTATATAGGAATGCCTAGAAAATATTATGGAGTCAAAGTCAGCAAGGTTTTCAAACGGTTCAAAAAGTATAGAAGATAGCTAGACgttatttatgtaggtaatatAATTACAgaggctttatttattttagtatttattcaagtaCGTATTGTTACACTAGTCGTCTGCATGTTAACCTCACCTCTCCTTCTTTTCTCCACGTATTCGGCACCTTCTTCTTAGTGGCACTTAGCCATCCAGCTCTTGCCAGCCGTGCCAGTGACGCGCCCAAGCCCGCCAAGCACGCCAGCGTCAACGGTACACCAGCAGCCGCGTACGCCACGGTTGCTGCCCTACCAGCCGCAGTGCGGGGTGATACATTGCCATAACCTGCAATAAGCGCAGAaagttatgcattttttttctattttactcAGTGTTCCATTTTTTGGCTAAAGCTTTCATTGTCTATTTTCCCGGTAAGGTGCAATTTCTGTACAGTTGTAGCAAATACGAGGGTTTGAAAAGAACTGTACAGTTTAGCTTCAAGTTTTAAACGCCCCTAAATATCTTGTCCTACTTTCCTCTCTAATTTAGTTCCCATCCTGTAACACAGGTTGGTTCATTTATCACAGCATTTTACTACGATTTCCTCTTTTTAAACCATATCCGCTGGTTTTTAAGCCAATAGATATTATTTCTGGCCGATACTCCTTGTGCCTAAGTGCCTTCAAGGGTCGCTGCTACACAGTTTTAATTTCACAAAActaatattagtattattactaatAACTATGGTTAAAACTTGAAGCTAAACTGTACAGTTCTTTTCAAAgcatataatttaatatgaattCAATATTATTCTGAATTGTTGATAAGTTTGCTTCTATATCTAGCTTATTCTGTTGTCACAATATTTATGAGACAGTGATTTATTGAGCAAGTTTCTTCTACGATACTTGCGACAATAATTTTAGGCCAGCAAACTTAAAAGCTTTATTGCTTTGTCAAATTATTTTGATTGATGTTTAGTGTTGTTGACTAGCTTAGTAATGAATTCAGCAAACTGAAACCtgttataaataagtattttaatattaatttctcttTTCAAAACACATcgaacaaaaacaaacacaaatggATCGCCTTTTAGAGCTTACATTTGGGAGGAGCATTCCGTCAGATTGTTGCTTAATCCCAACTCTTGAGGCAAGATATCAAGATGATGACTAACCTGTGAGTAGTAATCAATGTGATGCAGTATATGAATGCGCTAAAGACCGCCCACTTGGAATCGAGCGAGTGCTCCTGAGGCTGTCGACTCCAGACACGGACATGAACAAACTATAAGTGTTACTGACTTCTTCTTTTGTAACTCTTTCTTTATACGTACAGGTTCTTTGACGAGTGGGCCATCTTTTAAGGCCTGCAATTAACAGGAGCATTCAGTCCTTACTCCTTACTTGAAGCAGGGTATCAAGATCATAACTAACATATAATGGTAATCAATGTGATGCAATATAGGAATCCAGCACGAGCTACTGAGGCTGTACATTGGGTGCTTGCCGTACTGCCGCCACGATGGAATACTCGAACTTTGGAAGCTGCACGTAACAAGCTGGCTTCAGAGACGGATATGGATAAACTATAAGTGTTATTGCCTTCTTCTTTCTAGCCCTATCCTTATGTCTAAAGATTGTAACCCTTTCTTTATACACACCGGTTCTTAGGCAAGTAAACGGCCTTTTAGAGCCTGTATTTAGGAGGAGCATTAAACCAGGTTCTCGTTCCAAGCTCCTGAAGCAAGGTATCAAcaaggtacctacctatagttGTAATCAATGTGATGCAGTATATTAGAGCGCCAGAGAATGTCCACTTGGAGTCCAGCGCCAGCTCCTGAGGTTGCACATCGGGCGCCTGCCGTGCTGCCGCCACGATAGATGACTCGAACTTGCGGAGCTGCTCGTGGACCAGGCGGGTCCAGTTGCGCTCGTAGAGGACGTTGAGGCGCTCTGGAAGGAAAGGGATAGCATTAAGGTATGAAGCGAATAGACGTCAAGAAAACTGATGTAGTATATTTCAGTCAAaatcaaatagatagtgacgggcaaagtggccaaatatatcgtaagacacctttgttaccatagaaataagGATTAGTTATGTGCCGATTAGAAACTATCCAAAATTGAGAAGTTATTTTCGTAAATTCCTGGTGAAGAAGTTCTCAATATGctcatttctttattatctTACGTACGTGTCGTTATATTAAACATTGTTGAGATCAGTAAAGTTTTCATCTAGAAAATTGGCAAATTGAATAATAGAAATTCTCACGAAATCCGGCTGAAGGACTCTTGGGAATTATGTCGCATTAAAAGCTTGTTAGTTGCTGGCAATAGGAAGATAGGTAgttaaatacaatattatttactgtattcaaataaaaagacaaaaggcagtgtaaacaataatttgtgaataaataaatataatcggacattcttacacaaattcactacgtcccacagtaagctcaataaggcttctgttgagggtgcttagacaacgatatatataatatataaatatttataaatacttaaatatatagaaaacacccatgactcaggaacaaatatccgtgctcatcacacaaataaatgcccttaccaggatttgaacccgggaccatcggcttcataggcagggtcactacccactaggctagaccggtcgtcaaaaaagacaataataaaaaagacgATAGGTGTTTTTGTCGTTAAAAGTCGATTTTCTCGACACAACTTTTCTAAAAATCTAGACAAAATAGGCCTGAGTATAGATTAGAAACAGTATATTCTTTATTTgcacaaaaaatacatttccaTTTCCTTAAATAATATTCTAATACTTATTCGTAATGATTATTTATTCCAATTAAACGGGAAACCTTATTTTTGACATCATCTCAAATTGACACCCAACTGGGTCACGAGATACCGGGGACGTGAAAAATTACAATCCCACTTAATAACCCGTGAAACCCCTTCGGTGTCTGCTTAGCTTCGTTCAAGTTTAAATTGCTGTTGGAAATTTTCTGAAAATTGGGTCCTGTGACAGGTCCTTGTCTGAACACTTTGTCTTTTTTGTTCCTGATACTCGTAATTAAAAACATCACTTTAACAAAGCTCCATAATTTGGATATAAGCGAAAACTATGTTACCaagtcaattttatttaaagttgtattaaaatcttaatccattgcaataagttGAAAAATTTCATACATACTAATGAACTCGACTATACTATACTAATCACGAGCTATTTCGATTctaatagtatagtatagtagaAAAACGTGTCCCAAGACTTTTTCCAATCCGTtaccattttttataaactttgtatgacggTAACGAAATGGAAGGATCGAAAAATATATGGAATTTTTGAGGTAGGATTaaaagagctcgtgattttgagtagaaattacattaaaaaatcccaaatttgaaaaatatatcagTGTATAGTTGGTGTCATTAATGAATGCGCGTGCTTTAATTCGTAATGTGAcgaaagattagatttgacaaatctgcgcttCATCGTGGATGTATAGacacaactttaaataaaattttcgctACCGGTGAAATAGCCTCTCCTATCCTTAACTTTCGGGAACTCgtgtatttgtttttgtttagcTATTACTTTTTTGCATGACCTACTAGGGAAATAAATGGGCAATGCGGGTAAGGATCTTTTGTACCTGTACTTTCGTTTGAGATACAGTCACTTAAGATAATATTGACgagtaaatatataatactattCCTAGGTTTTAAGATCTCATTCTAGCGATGCCTCCTCGTTTCAGATATCCTATTTTCAGATTCTTTAATTCTTTACTATGTGGTACACATAGCTTAAGCATATACCCAAGTTAAAGGGTGTTCAGGCCGCCTGCAGTCTCTGGTCTTATTTGGCGGCCTGCCGTCCTAGGCCAATAACGTCTACACACCAAGCGATTATTACCTGCCAGCAATGGCCTGCTGCCACCTCTGCGACCATACTTTAGTAGCTCAGAGTCATCAGGCCCAAACCTACACTGGAAATCTGTGGCTTCCTTAAAGATGACCAGGTATAGGTAGCCCCAGACCTGGAGTTCAAAGATTACCTACAATGTATGTCtgacacttcagttttctacaGAGAGCGTCACgcgatcacccgtcatagaaaaccaAGTGTCGGATGCTTCGTCCCAGACCCTCTATTCCTTTATTCTGTTAGAAACTGTCCTTCCGAAACTAATGACAGATGGTGACGAACGTGCCCAAACTTTccaaggaaccctaaaaatagccACCGAATTTCCCTTCTATAAGATAAGATGTTCACAAGAGCCCATTATAACTTCGATGGCCGACACTTAAATTAACGGCCACCGCAATCACCGGCCCTGTTTAGTTTAATCTAAAGTTAAAAGAGCTATTTAACTTTTAAGATTTCGTTGAGGCGCCCTTGTTGTGACTGTCTTTCATTAGATCAAAGTTGAACTTTCTAGTTTTAATTTGAGAGTAACTTTTGTAATGAAAGCTAGATTGTAATTTATCAAGCGGGCAATTTTATTTGGAATTGTacaatacactttttttttatttggacaTAATAATATTGCACAAGTATTTGTCTGTCTGCGTTGCCTTTGTCTTTGTTAATTTATTAGCAACCGAGCCGTGTGTCTTATATTGTTTACATTATATCTCAATTATATGTCCCCGGTATTTCCTCCACcacatttaaaatgtaattactGAAATACTTTTTTCGGGAATAGGCATTATAAttcaaataattcaaaaaaaaaatctgcaagtaggcctcaagggctcttttacaagtcaatacaacattatagtaacatcattatagtgacatgaaaaatacatatcaacatttataaatacaacagccaatacctaggtataacattacattataataatcttaaaataaataattactataatacaatagagatgtatagtctctatggttagaaatacattaaatctggagatataaaaggtccccaatgtcagagtactaatactaataggatttggaggtgtaaagtctcacCAAATGtccaaataaaatttatacttaataaataaa includes the following:
- the LOC133524011 gene encoding uncharacterized protein LOC133524011, coding for MSEASLDGRSRSLARRAMSGCARAACSQLGLVVLVALYVVLGALLFEYLESGPEVQPRSAIQRSREECLKELWAITERLNVLYERNWTRLVHEQLRKFESSIVAAARQAPDVQPQELALDSKWTFSGALIYCITLITTIGYGNVSPRTAAGRAATVAYAAAGVPLTLACLAGLGASLARLARAGWLSATKKKVPNTWRKEGEMENHFQLHEQQRLLPQPAENNQYTSFPPRRPGTVRAKAGERGQYSQVFERAPPSPKSATLGRVKRSALADEPHTSSALQTQTLDRKRTMGNMKCLATVHGHSPGRGRGRTIQRPRGAVIEQLIAEECGELPMNRSQEDLEDSEDPDESICPHDTPSRVPLIWKDDKSKSCAVPSSSASVQHINNGIEHCHVPVSIVLFLLLAYICVGAAIFSAWENWSFLDAAYFCFIALATIGFGDFVPTSFLTAKHTTENSKSEYIQMIACCAYLVFGLILIAMSFSLLQDEVVARCSQIANSLGLSRQ